The DNA region AGGTTCGACTTGGCGTATGTTAGACGATACAACAAAAGAAAAAGTAACGAATGCCAAAGCTGCGATTGAATTAATGCAAGAAAAAACAAGTGTAATCAAACGCCCTTTGATCGAAAAAGATGGAAAAATCGTAACGATTGGATTTGATGAAAATGAGTTTTCGGATAAATATAAATAACTATTTAACCACCTAAGCCAGCGATAATATTGATCGTAATGGCGATAATAACCATATTATAACCAAAAGAGATTAGGCTATGCCATAAGGTCAGACGTCTAATTTTTTTGCTTGTAATACTGATATCTGAAACTTGGAACGTCATTCCTAATACAAAAGAATAGTAAGCAAAATCTAAAAAATCAGGTTGCTTCTCATCGCCTGGAAACTGCAAACCGCAATCAGGAAGATTTTGCTCATTGTCATAGTATAAATGCGCATAGCGCACTGTATATACCGTGTGCAACATATTCCAAGAAAGTAATAAGGTAAATAACGTTAGACTAATGGGAATATATTTCGATTGATGTGGCACGTTAGTACTGATAATCAACATAAAAACGCCCAGCAGACTTACAAATA from Rhizosphaericola mali includes:
- a CDS encoding ArsC family reductase, with product MYTLYGIKNCNTVKKATTWLAENNIPFEFHDYKKSGITAAKLKDWISQSSWETLVNKKGSTWRMLDDTTKEKVTNAKAAIELMQEKTSVIKRPLIEKDGKIVTIGFDENEFSDKYK
- a CDS encoding DUF1345 domain-containing protein; this translates as MKKYFWHNGTHSYTKLLLCLLIGAIGMFIPIPAFSEMQHILFSWDIFCFIYLSLYWISFYKTPTSQIKKEAKKEDNSRTILFTLVMIIVFVSLLGVFMLIISTNVPHQSKYIPISLTLFTLLLSWNMLHTVYTVRYAHLYYDNEQNLPDCGLQFPGDEKQPDFLDFAYYSFVLGMTFQVSDISITSKKIRRLTLWHSLISFGYNMVIIAITINIIAGLGG